One window of Chamaesiphon minutus PCC 6605 genomic DNA carries:
- a CDS encoding WcaF family extracellular polysaccharide biosynthesis acetyltransferase, with protein MRLDKYTVGAYSPGAPLWKQIAWYYLGSPLVSSYWMVGSDFKCWLLRCFGARVGDGVRIKPGVKVKFPWRLTVGEHVWLGENCWIDNVAAVTIDSHTCISQDVYLCTGNHDWSSPSFDLKATPIHIGEGCWIAARAMVGPGATIGCGAVLCMGSVAGRSLAPMTIYAGNPAQPIKERQMSANLEELDMANADPNSMRSGLVKSVNNSCF; from the coding sequence ATGCGTTTAGACAAGTATACAGTTGGTGCATATTCACCTGGCGCACCATTATGGAAACAAATTGCTTGGTATTATCTCGGTTCGCCATTAGTAAGCAGCTACTGGATGGTGGGTTCTGACTTCAAATGTTGGTTATTACGTTGTTTTGGCGCGCGAGTGGGCGATGGGGTGCGGATCAAGCCAGGTGTGAAGGTCAAGTTTCCGTGGCGATTGACTGTGGGCGAGCATGTGTGGTTGGGTGAGAATTGCTGGATCGATAATGTTGCCGCAGTAACGATCGACAGCCATACTTGTATCTCTCAAGACGTATATCTATGTACGGGGAACCATGATTGGAGCAGTCCCAGTTTCGACCTCAAAGCTACGCCAATTCATATCGGCGAGGGTTGTTGGATTGCCGCACGTGCGATGGTGGGGCCAGGAGCGACAATCGGATGCGGTGCTGTGCTGTGCATGGGAAGTGTGGCAGGTCGCTCGTTAGCACCAATGACGATTTATGCTGGCAATCCCGCACAGCCGATCAAGGAGCGACAAATGTCGGCAAATTTAGAGGAGCTGGACATGGCGAACGCAGATCCTAATTCGATGCGATCGGGATTAGTAAAATCGGTCAATAATAGCTGTTTTTAG
- a CDS encoding glycosyltransferase family 4 protein, which yields MPSSTKINTPETSSISRKKYPNEQELISNQPLQNYAPIDLKIINQFFPPDYAATGQLIEELAHNLKSFGKVDVFTSQPSYAFDRDDSPRLESHESLLVRRSQSARFWPQRIRGKAVAGAIFFVRTALHLLRNRDRRELVLLTTAPPFLPILGYLLSHICKIRYVCLLYDLYPDIAIELDVIKKHHLIARLWERFNRLTWKRAAAIIVLSESMKERILAKQPGIERKIVVIPSWVDSEQIFPRLKQDNWFAKEHGLVEPFTVLYSGNMGRCHDMETLFDAVVRLRKTPIRFVFIGSGEKRKDFQHRVDEMGLTNCLFLPYQPRENLPYSLTACDVSIVSISEGMEGLVAPSKLYSALASGRPIVSICPENSYLNEVFAAANCGVSVRNGDSQGLADYLYRLSQNPQLTQELGRSGRDYCRKNYTSEKIAQDYLRLFQSLASH from the coding sequence ATGCCTTCCTCCACTAAAATCAACACCCCCGAAACCAGTTCTATTTCCCGCAAAAAGTATCCTAACGAACAGGAACTTATCTCTAACCAACCTCTACAAAATTATGCCCCAATCGACCTGAAGATTATCAATCAGTTTTTTCCGCCAGACTATGCGGCAACAGGCCAATTGATTGAAGAATTAGCTCACAATCTTAAAAGCTTCGGCAAGGTAGATGTTTTTACCAGCCAGCCATCTTATGCGTTCGATCGAGATGATTCGCCTCGACTCGAATCTCACGAATCCTTACTCGTGCGCCGCTCCCAATCCGCTCGGTTTTGGCCCCAACGCATTCGTGGCAAAGCCGTTGCTGGCGCAATCTTTTTTGTGCGGACAGCACTGCACCTGCTCCGCAATCGCGATCGACGTGAGTTAGTCTTGTTAACAACTGCACCACCATTTCTACCGATTTTGGGGTATCTCCTCAGTCATATTTGCAAAATTCGCTACGTTTGTCTGCTCTACGATCTGTATCCAGATATCGCCATCGAGCTAGATGTCATCAAAAAACACCATTTGATTGCGCGTTTGTGGGAGCGGTTCAATCGCTTGACTTGGAAGCGCGCTGCGGCAATTATTGTTTTGAGCGAGAGTATGAAAGAGCGGATTCTGGCCAAACAACCAGGCATCGAGCGCAAAATTGTCGTCATCCCAAGTTGGGTCGATTCCGAACAGATCTTTCCTCGACTCAAGCAAGACAACTGGTTTGCCAAAGAGCACGGATTAGTGGAGCCATTTACGGTGTTGTATTCCGGGAATATGGGTCGCTGTCACGATATGGAGACGTTATTTGATGCAGTCGTGCGCTTGCGCAAGACTCCGATCCGATTTGTATTTATCGGCAGCGGCGAAAAGCGGAAAGATTTTCAGCATCGTGTAGACGAAATGGGTCTGACTAACTGCTTATTTTTACCCTACCAGCCCCGCGAGAATTTACCCTATTCACTTACGGCTTGTGATGTCTCGATCGTCAGTATCAGTGAGGGTATGGAAGGATTGGTCGCTCCGAGTAAGTTATACTCAGCTTTGGCCTCCGGTCGGCCAATTGTCAGCATTTGTCCAGAAAATTCTTATCTAAACGAAGTCTTCGCGGCAGCAAATTGCGGCGTGTCCGTGCGCAATGGCGACAGTCAAGGATTGGCAGACTATCTGTACCGACTCAGCCAAAATCCGCAATTGACACAGGAGCTAGGCCGATCTGGTCGTGACTATTGTCGCAAAAATTACACCTCCGAAAAAATCGCTCAAGACTACTTGCGATTATTTCAATCTTTAGCCTCGCATTAA
- the hisH gene encoding imidazole glycerol phosphate synthase subunit HisH has protein sequence MLKIAVVDYDMGNLHSVCKGLQHAGADTVITHEAAELAAADAIVLPGVGSFDPAMNKIRDRDLEQPLKDIIATGKPFLGICLGLQILFERSDEGKEAGLGIIPGTVRKFQPEPNLTIPQMGWNQIHLTQPNCPLWGEIDTNAWVYFDHSYYVDPSSSPVAAATVTHGTQTVTAAIARDNVMAVQFHPEKSATIGLQMLANFVQMVDRAS, from the coding sequence ATGCTAAAAATTGCCGTTGTAGACTACGATATGGGAAACTTACACTCCGTTTGTAAGGGTCTGCAACATGCTGGCGCGGACACAGTAATTACCCACGAAGCGGCAGAATTAGCGGCTGCGGATGCGATCGTCTTACCGGGAGTAGGTTCTTTCGATCCGGCGATGAATAAGATTCGCGATCGAGACTTGGAGCAACCACTCAAAGATATTATTGCCACTGGCAAACCATTTCTAGGAATTTGCTTGGGATTGCAGATTTTATTCGAGCGATCGGATGAGGGCAAAGAAGCTGGCTTAGGCATCATCCCTGGCACCGTGCGTAAATTTCAGCCAGAACCCAATCTTACCATCCCGCAAATGGGTTGGAATCAAATTCACCTCACACAGCCAAACTGTCCGTTGTGGGGGGAAATAGACACCAATGCGTGGGTATATTTCGACCACTCCTACTATGTCGATCCCAGTAGTTCGCCAGTTGCGGCTGCGACAGTGACCCATGGGACACAAACTGTAACCGCTGCGATCGCGCGCGACAATGTGATGGCAGTCCAGTTTCACCCCGAAAAGTCTGCCACTATCGGACTACAGATGCTGGCCAATTTTGTCCAAATGGTCGATCGAGCGTCATAA